The Endozoicomonas montiporae CL-33 genome contains a region encoding:
- a CDS encoding efflux RND transporter periplasmic adaptor subunit → MHTSCVMTSRFRTLIYIATTTFILHLLTACSETEEQSVDVVRPVKLFTVKDSGRENIREFPATVKATEEAEVSFRVSGELVELPVHPADEVKKGQLLAKLDDRDFKNTVAVRQADYDLAASDYRRIASLRAKKVVSVADYDQANAKLKSSRISLQLAKDQLRDTVLNAPFAGRIAQTMVENYQSVQAQQPILILQSSNTLDVSIQVPESILTKIREEEVNYDYFPTVRFSGNPDKEYSLTYKEHDTRVTPGTQSYTVVFTMQAPKELTIYPGMGGTVTIDLSKVTSRSKALAEYIVPMTAVLKDDSTGKNSAWVYNPDTGVVNPVEVSLGPITDQGITVMTGLEAGDEIVSAGLSRLHPDMKVKPLERERGL, encoded by the coding sequence ATGCATACTTCCTGTGTTATGACGTCCCGATTCAGAACACTCATCTACATTGCGACAACAACATTCATACTGCATCTTCTCACTGCCTGTTCAGAGACTGAAGAACAGAGTGTCGATGTAGTTCGCCCTGTCAAGCTGTTCACGGTCAAAGACAGTGGCCGGGAAAACATCAGAGAATTTCCCGCCACAGTGAAAGCCACTGAAGAAGCCGAAGTGTCCTTCAGGGTGTCGGGTGAGCTGGTTGAGTTGCCGGTACACCCGGCGGATGAAGTAAAAAAAGGGCAACTGTTAGCCAAACTGGATGATCGTGACTTCAAAAATACAGTCGCAGTGCGTCAGGCAGACTACGATCTGGCTGCATCAGACTATCGACGTATAGCCTCTCTACGAGCAAAAAAAGTCGTGTCTGTCGCCGATTACGATCAGGCCAACGCCAAGCTCAAATCCTCCAGAATTTCCCTGCAGCTGGCAAAAGATCAACTAAGGGACACTGTACTGAATGCACCTTTCGCCGGACGGATTGCACAGACCATGGTTGAAAACTATCAGTCGGTTCAGGCGCAGCAACCCATATTGATTCTGCAGAGCAGCAATACGCTGGATGTCAGCATTCAGGTACCCGAAAGCATTCTGACTAAAATTCGTGAAGAGGAAGTTAATTACGATTATTTCCCTACCGTGCGCTTTTCTGGCAATCCAGATAAAGAGTATTCACTGACTTACAAAGAACACGACACCCGCGTTACACCGGGTACCCAGTCTTATACTGTGGTCTTTACCATGCAGGCTCCCAAAGAGCTGACCATCTACCCCGGTATGGGAGGTACTGTCACCATTGACCTGTCAAAAGTGACTTCCCGTTCCAAAGCACTGGCTGAATATATCGTTCCAATGACCGCCGTTCTGAAAGACGACAGCACAGGTAAAAACTCGGCCTGGGTTTACAATCCGGACACCGGCGTTGTCAATCCGGTTGAAGTGTCCCTTGGACCCATTACAGATCAGGGCATTACAGTCATGACCGGCCTTGAAGCCGGTGATGAAATTGTCAGTGCAGGACTCAGTCGGCTGCACCCGGACATGAAGGTTAAGCCACTGGAACGCGAGCGGGGGCTGTAG